The Stigmatella ashevillena genomic sequence AGGTACAGGCGGCCAGGGACGCGGCGGCCAGCAGCGCACGCCCAGAGCGGAAAGAGACAGCCCTCATCGAAGAACTCCCTGAACAGCGGGTGAGGCGCCCCTCATGTCTTCTCGTGGCGTCCAGGGCCACTTCCGTCCCAAGATGTCATGTGGTGGAGAACACTCCGGCTCTGGCTGGTAGCAGTCCGGTGAACACTTAGAATGGCACCATGACCGTTAGCGCCAACCCGCTCCTGTCCGATCGCGATGTCGACTTCCAGCTCTACGAAGTGCTCGATGCGCCGAGCCTGTGCGCCCTGCCCGCCTTCTCCGAGCACTCGCGCGAGACGTTCGAGTTGGTGCTCGGCAATGTGCGCCGCTTCTCCCGGGAGGTGCTCTTTCCCACCTACCGGATGATGGATGCCGAGCCCCCCGTGTTCCGGGATGGCCGGGTCCACGCTCACCCGCTCATGCGCAAGCTCTATCCCCAGATGGTGGATCTGGGGCTCCTGACGGCCTCGCGCCCTCCGGAGGTGGGAGGGCAGCAGCTTCCCCTCACGCTCTACTCCATGGCCTCGGCGTACCTCATGGCGGCCAACCTCAGCGCCTACGCCTACGTGGGGCTCAGCATCGGCGCGGCACACCTGATTGAAGCCTTTGGCACCCCCTGGCTGCGCGAGCAGTTCATGGCCCCCCTGTACCGGGGCGAGTGGACGGGCACCATGGCCCTCACCGAGCCTCAGGCGGGCAGCAGCCTCGGGGACGTGAAGGCGCGCGCCGTCCCGGCCGAGGATGGCTCCTACCGCATCTCGGGCTCGAAGATCTTCATCAGCGGTGGAGACCAGGACTTCACCGAGAACGTGGTGCACCTGACGCTGGCGCGCATCGAGGGGGCTCCGCCGGGCACGCGGGGCATCTCCCTGTTCGCCGTCCCCGCCCGCCGTCCCGAGGGGGACCGGCTGGTGGACAACGACGTGCGGGTGGCCGGCGTCATCCACAAGATTGGCTGGCGCGGCATGCCCAGCCTCGCCCTCAATTATGGCGAGGAGGGCGACTGCCGCGGCTGGCTGGTGGGCCAGGAGCACCGGGGCCTCGGCTACATGTTCCAGATGATGAACGAGGCGCGCATCATGGTGGGCCTCAACGGCGTGTCGACCGCCTCCGTGGCCTACCACGAGGCGCTCGCATACGCGCGGAGCCGCCCGCAGGGGCGCGCTGCCGGGACCAAGGATGTCCAGCAACCGCAGACCCCCATTATCGAGCACGCCGATGTGCGGCGGATGCTGCTGCGCCAGAAAGCCATCGTGGAGGGAGGCCTGTCCCTGCTGGCCGCCACCTCCCTCCAGGCGGATCTCGCGGAGCACTCGCCGGACGAGGAGACGCGCAAGCGGGCCGGGCTGTTGTTGGATCTCCTCACCCCGGTGGCCAAGACGTTCCCAGCCGAGAAGGGCTTCGAGGCCAACGTCCTCGCGCTCCAGGTCCATGGCGGCTACGGCTACTCGAGCGAGTACCTGCCCGAGGCCTGGCTGAGGGACCAGAAGCTCAACAGCATCCACGAAGGCACCACCGGCATCCAAGGCCTGGACCTGCTGGGGCGCAAGGTGGTGGCGGGCGGGGGCGCGGCGCTCCAGGCTTTCTCGGAGGAGGTGCTCGCCACCGTGGCGCGTGCGCGTCGGGCGGGCGTCCAGGGGCCGTGGTGCGCGGCGATGGAGGCCTCGCTGGAGGCAGTGCTGGAGCTGACGATGAGCCTGGGGGAGATGGGGATGGCGGGCGAGGTGGAGCAGATGCTCCGCCACAGCGCGGACTACATGGAGCTGTTCTCCATCCTGGCGGTGGCCTGGCGCTGGCTGGCGCAGGCGGCGGCGGCCCGCGAGGGGCTCTCGAAGGGCGGCGAAAGCCAGGAATTCTATGAAGGCA encodes the following:
- a CDS encoding acyl-CoA dehydrogenase, which produces MTVSANPLLSDRDVDFQLYEVLDAPSLCALPAFSEHSRETFELVLGNVRRFSREVLFPTYRMMDAEPPVFRDGRVHAHPLMRKLYPQMVDLGLLTASRPPEVGGQQLPLTLYSMASAYLMAANLSAYAYVGLSIGAAHLIEAFGTPWLREQFMAPLYRGEWTGTMALTEPQAGSSLGDVKARAVPAEDGSYRISGSKIFISGGDQDFTENVVHLTLARIEGAPPGTRGISLFAVPARRPEGDRLVDNDVRVAGVIHKIGWRGMPSLALNYGEEGDCRGWLVGQEHRGLGYMFQMMNEARIMVGLNGVSTASVAYHEALAYARSRPQGRAAGTKDVQQPQTPIIEHADVRRMLLRQKAIVEGGLSLLAATSLQADLAEHSPDEETRKRAGLLLDLLTPVAKTFPAEKGFEANVLALQVHGGYGYSSEYLPEAWLRDQKLNSIHEGTTGIQGLDLLGRKVVAGGGAALQAFSEEVLATVARARRAGVQGPWCAAMEASLEAVLELTMSLGEMGMAGEVEQMLRHSADYMELFSILAVAWRWLAQAAAAREGLSKGGESQEFYEGKLRAAQYWFAAEVPRVKPLVKLCRSGEDSYTGMRPEWF